A window from Salvia miltiorrhiza cultivar Shanhuang (shh) chromosome 2, IMPLAD_Smil_shh, whole genome shotgun sequence encodes these proteins:
- the LOC131012429 gene encoding uncharacterized protein At4g28440-like — protein sequence MAAIGARGLRKPVFVKVDSLKPGTTGHTLVVKVVDSTTVLHKGAAASPHLRNTRIAECLVGDDTASIVFTARNDQVDLMKPGTSVILRNAKIDMFKGTMRLAVDKWGRIEAAEPATFVVKEDNNLSLIEYELVNVVAE from the exons ATGGCGGCAATCGGCGCTCGAGGTCTCAGGAAGCCTGTGTTCGTCAAAGTCGACAGCCTCAAGCCGGGCACCACCGGCCACACGCTCGTCGTCAAGGTCGTCGACTCCACCACCGTGCTGCACAagggcgccgccgcctccccgcACCTCCGCAACACCCGCATTGCTGAGTGCCTCGTCGGTGACGACACTGCCTCCATTGTCTTCACCGCTCGTAACGATCAAG TTGACCTGATGAAACCTGGGACTAGTGTGATCCTACGCAATGCAAAGATCGACATGTTCAAGGGAACAATGAGGCTTGCTGTCGACAAATGGGGCCGGATTGAGGCGGCCGAACCAGCAACATTTGTGGTCAAGGAAGATAACAATCTGTCTCTCATTGAGTATGAACTGGTGAATGTTGTGGCTGAGTGA